Proteins from a single region of Halorubrum sp. 2020YC2:
- a CDS encoding metal-dependent hydrolase, translating into MFVGHSLAAFAVGALAARRLGVCRDRALRFGALAALFALVPDVDIVYAPVGLALQSVQTVDPDAFWNTANVVHRGPTHSLLFGGVLAVGVAFLATGRRIGHVAGAGVIAGLIAVAGVAGGGVVAGVTAVYAVAGAAVATGARRRGVPARWVLAAASIGLLSHPFGDLVTGTPPLFLYPFDATLVSHRITLHPDPTLHLLAAFLIEIGTVWLGIRTYARSHGVSIRQLIRLRAGLGTGYAGAVFVIPPPTIHDASVFVFSVLALSVIGTGIPSYPFAKPVDTLGTIVTGTAAVTVGAVGYGVAYLLF; encoded by the coding sequence ATGTTCGTCGGGCACAGTCTCGCGGCGTTCGCCGTCGGAGCGCTGGCCGCGAGACGGCTCGGCGTCTGCCGAGACAGGGCGCTCCGGTTCGGCGCGCTCGCCGCGCTGTTCGCGCTCGTGCCTGACGTGGACATCGTGTACGCTCCGGTCGGGTTAGCCCTTCAGTCCGTTCAGACGGTCGACCCGGACGCGTTCTGGAACACGGCGAACGTCGTTCATCGAGGCCCGACCCACTCGCTCCTCTTCGGCGGTGTTCTCGCCGTCGGCGTCGCGTTCCTAGCTACGGGCCGACGAATCGGACACGTCGCCGGTGCGGGCGTTATCGCGGGGTTGATCGCCGTTGCCGGTGTGGCCGGTGGAGGCGTCGTCGCGGGAGTCACCGCGGTGTACGCCGTCGCCGGCGCGGCGGTCGCGACGGGTGCTCGACGACGCGGCGTCCCCGCACGGTGGGTACTGGCTGCGGCGTCTATCGGGTTGCTATCCCATCCGTTCGGAGACTTGGTGACCGGCACGCCGCCGCTGTTTCTGTATCCGTTCGACGCGACGCTGGTGAGTCACCGAATTACCTTACACCCTGATCCGACGCTCCACTTGCTCGCGGCGTTCCTCATCGAAATCGGAACCGTTTGGCTGGGGATACGGACGTACGCTCGCTCGCACGGCGTTTCGATCCGCCAACTAATTCGCCTGCGGGCGGGGCTCGGGACGGGGTACGCCGGGGCTGTCTTCGTTATTCCGCCGCCGACGATTCACGACGCGTCGGTGTTCGTGTTCAGCGTCCTCGCGCTGAGCGTGATCGGGACTGGGATCCCGTCTTACCCGTTCGCGAAGCCGGTCGATACGCTGGGAACCATCGTCACCGGTACGGCGGCGGTGACCGTCGGGGCGGTCGGGTACGGCGTCGCGTATCTACTTTTTTAA
- a CDS encoding deoxyhypusine synthase: MTDSDERTRDDAAGGDNAEDGNDAGDGHDAGDDHGDHDPHREEFGEDPVGHTRATAGMTVSELVDGYGDAGIGAASVNEAGDVLAEMFENDDCTVFLSLAGAMVPAGMRRIVSDLIRDGYVDALVTTGANLTHDAIEAIGGKHHHGRTHDPEKSLREHDEGLRDEGVDRIYNVYLPQEHFAEFEGHLREEVFPALEADPDAEGTDAVSIADLTRELGRANAEVNERDDVTEGPGVAAAAYECDVPIYCPAVQDSVLGLQAWMYAQTADFTLDALADMTELTDLAFDADDAGCLLVGGGVPKNFTLQTMLVTPRAYDYAVQITMDPEATGGLSGATLEEARSWGKLEKDARNASVYGDATVMLPMLVAAARERVE; encoded by the coding sequence ATGACCGACAGCGACGAGCGGACGCGAGACGACGCCGCGGGCGGCGACAACGCCGAGGACGGCAACGACGCCGGTGATGGCCACGACGCCGGGGACGACCACGGCGACCACGACCCCCACCGCGAGGAGTTCGGTGAGGACCCGGTCGGCCACACCCGCGCGACCGCCGGAATGACCGTGAGCGAACTCGTCGACGGCTACGGCGACGCGGGGATCGGCGCCGCCTCGGTCAACGAGGCGGGCGACGTGCTCGCGGAGATGTTCGAGAACGACGACTGCACCGTGTTCCTCTCGCTCGCGGGCGCGATGGTCCCCGCGGGGATGCGCCGGATCGTCTCCGATCTCATCCGCGACGGCTACGTCGACGCCCTCGTGACGACCGGCGCGAACCTCACCCACGACGCCATCGAGGCGATCGGCGGGAAACACCACCACGGGCGCACTCACGACCCGGAGAAGAGCCTCCGCGAGCACGACGAGGGGCTTCGCGACGAGGGGGTCGACCGCATCTACAACGTCTACCTCCCGCAAGAACACTTCGCGGAGTTCGAGGGCCACCTCCGCGAGGAGGTGTTCCCGGCGCTGGAGGCCGACCCGGACGCGGAGGGGACCGACGCCGTCTCCATCGCGGACCTCACGCGCGAACTCGGCCGCGCGAACGCCGAGGTGAACGAGCGCGACGACGTCACGGAGGGGCCGGGCGTCGCGGCCGCCGCCTACGAGTGCGACGTCCCGATATACTGCCCGGCGGTCCAAGACTCGGTACTGGGGCTTCAGGCGTGGATGTACGCCCAGACCGCGGACTTCACGCTCGACGCCTTAGCCGACATGACCGAACTCACCGACCTCGCCTTCGACGCCGACGACGCGGGCTGCCTGCTCGTCGGCGGCGGCGTCCCGAAGAACTTCACGCTCCAGACGATGCTCGTCACGCCGCGCGCCTACGACTACGCCGTCCAGATCACGATGGACCCGGAGGCGACCGGCGGGCTCTCCGGCGCGACCCTCGAAGAGGCGCGCTCGTGGGGGAAACTGGAGAAGGACGCGCGCAACGCCTCCGTCTACGGCGACGCGACCGTGATGCTCCCGATGCTCGTCGCCGCCGCCCGCGAGCGCGTGGAGTAG
- a CDS encoding ubiquitin-like small modifier protein 1 — MEWKLFADLAEIAGDRAVTVDADPGDTVGDALDALLDAHPALRDRVIEDGTVADHINVLRNGRSVRHDEGLDATLEAGDELALFPPVSGGSAGR; from the coding sequence ATGGAGTGGAAGCTGTTCGCCGACCTCGCGGAGATCGCCGGCGACCGCGCGGTGACCGTCGACGCGGATCCGGGCGACACGGTCGGAGACGCGCTCGACGCGCTGTTGGACGCGCACCCGGCCCTCCGGGACCGCGTCATCGAGGACGGGACCGTCGCGGACCACATCAACGTCCTCCGGAACGGGCGCAGCGTCCGCCACGACGAGGGGCTCGACGCGACGCTCGAAGCGGGCGACGAACTGGCGCTTTTCCCGCCCGTGAGCGGCGGCTCGGCCGGTCGGTAG
- a CDS encoding TrkA C-terminal domain-containing protein produces the protein MGFARPRQAAVTLVTFAVVAALVAGSAALAYRWYFRTEIPEGVTGLIGVSVVALYLNTTSLGSVAIGDNPALLAPESAFFNLVSLGVAAGTAPVGRYAGDRLAVDVFALSGAKQLEGELSGIVRAVGRFMAVTLPPADDIADMDTYDPVSSEKKAEIAEKTLLFPRKLSETDLRERLVARIKDEYGVGYVDVDLDEDGMVEYFAVGSRAAGLGPTLAPGSAAVAVAADPPNNATVGDTVQLWRDDPGPKRVATGELRGVAGDAVTVALDESDAERLTEEGGYRLVTLPAEPQADREFASLLRNADETMASAAVAAGSDLDGSTVDGVGAVVAAVRPAEGSVQPIPPRSYAFGAGDLVYLVGRPDAIRRFEAAATAPDEDGAAGGSESADEGGEAPDPHIDTAGDDDGSDADADTAADDDPDRTDPPADDDPDRTDPPADGTQRS, from the coding sequence GTGGGCTTCGCCCGGCCGCGGCAGGCGGCGGTCACCCTCGTCACGTTCGCGGTCGTCGCCGCGCTCGTCGCGGGGAGCGCGGCGCTGGCCTACCGCTGGTACTTCCGGACGGAGATCCCCGAGGGAGTGACCGGGCTGATCGGCGTCTCCGTCGTCGCCTTATACCTCAACACGACCTCGCTGGGATCGGTCGCGATCGGCGACAACCCCGCCCTCTTGGCGCCCGAGAGCGCGTTCTTCAACCTCGTCTCGCTCGGCGTCGCGGCGGGAACCGCGCCCGTCGGCCGGTACGCGGGCGACCGGCTCGCCGTCGACGTGTTCGCGCTCTCCGGCGCCAAGCAGCTCGAAGGCGAGCTGAGCGGGATCGTGCGCGCGGTCGGGCGATTCATGGCGGTGACGCTCCCCCCGGCCGACGACATCGCGGACATGGACACGTACGACCCCGTCTCTTCGGAGAAGAAGGCCGAAATCGCGGAGAAGACCCTGCTGTTCCCGCGGAAGCTTTCAGAGACGGACCTCCGGGAGCGGCTCGTCGCCCGGATCAAAGACGAGTACGGCGTCGGCTACGTCGACGTCGACCTCGACGAGGACGGCATGGTGGAGTACTTCGCCGTCGGCTCTCGCGCCGCGGGGCTCGGCCCGACGCTCGCGCCGGGGTCGGCGGCGGTCGCGGTCGCGGCGGACCCGCCGAACAACGCCACCGTCGGCGACACGGTCCAGCTGTGGCGCGACGACCCCGGGCCGAAACGCGTCGCGACCGGCGAGCTTCGCGGCGTCGCCGGCGACGCCGTCACCGTCGCGCTCGACGAGTCGGACGCCGAACGGCTGACGGAGGAGGGCGGGTACCGGCTCGTGACGCTCCCCGCGGAGCCGCAGGCGGACCGCGAGTTCGCCTCCCTGCTGCGCAACGCCGACGAGACGATGGCCTCCGCGGCCGTCGCCGCCGGGAGCGACCTCGACGGGAGCACAGTCGACGGGGTCGGCGCCGTCGTCGCCGCGGTCCGCCCGGCGGAGGGGTCGGTCCAGCCGATCCCGCCGCGCTCGTACGCGTTCGGCGCCGGCGACCTGGTGTACCTCGTCGGCCGTCCGGACGCTATCCGCCGGTTCGAGGCGGCCGCAACGGCGCCGGACGAGGACGGTGCGGCCGGCGGGTCCGAGTCCGCGGACGAGGGAGGCGAAGCACCCGACCCGCACATCGACACCGCCGGCGATGACGACGGTTCCGACGCGGACGCCGACACCGCCGCCGACGACGATCCGGACCGCACCGATCCGCCCGCCGACGACGATCCGGACCGCACCGATCCGCCCGCCGACGGGACGCAACGCTCTTGA
- a CDS encoding TrkA C-terminal domain-containing protein codes for MSLPVEIVFGVYLGVITGIVPALVAGTLGFVFKYVTDVTIPGLGVVVLSLAIAGVNGGLLALNDETIRSSERAPAILTAIVVVLMLSMYAHAQGDRLGASVPKRISLRQLRDRTLSTDVIELVGGRGRVSVEVTGEVNDMEGYPPLPAETRTAIRDGDWTFPADLPLAELEDRFAERLRTELDLADVAVRIDEQARATVSAAPPTGALSKRVPAGKRAVSVSALVPTGIARGDVVRVITPELRTEGAVLAARSSGKPESGAGAAPKPEAAAGDDPNPDDDLRTDGGADPVASPPAATAPTTTGGEGRVTLAVGRSEAAVLLGADRGRVLVLSRGTRREYELTALLRRAGKRFRKVSVAAGGPLDGHTIGEAGIREAYDVAVLAARHESWTIAPDGSQSLSAGDDLFVVGSRDALDRFAEVAA; via the coding sequence ATGTCGCTGCCCGTCGAGATCGTCTTCGGCGTCTACCTCGGCGTCATCACCGGGATCGTCCCCGCGCTGGTGGCCGGGACCCTCGGTTTCGTGTTCAAGTACGTGACCGACGTGACGATCCCCGGGCTGGGGGTGGTCGTGCTGTCGCTCGCCATCGCCGGCGTCAACGGCGGGCTCCTCGCGCTCAACGACGAGACGATCCGGTCCTCGGAGCGCGCGCCGGCGATCCTCACGGCGATCGTCGTGGTGTTGATGCTCTCGATGTACGCCCACGCGCAGGGGGACCGGCTCGGCGCCAGCGTCCCCAAGCGGATATCGCTCAGACAGCTCCGCGACCGGACGCTCTCGACCGACGTGATCGAGCTCGTCGGCGGCCGCGGGCGCGTCTCCGTCGAGGTGACCGGCGAGGTGAACGACATGGAGGGGTACCCGCCGCTGCCCGCCGAGACGCGCACGGCGATCCGCGACGGCGACTGGACGTTCCCGGCCGACCTCCCGCTCGCGGAGCTGGAGGACCGGTTCGCGGAGCGGCTCCGGACCGAGCTCGACCTGGCCGACGTGGCGGTCCGGATCGACGAGCAGGCGCGCGCGACCGTCTCCGCCGCGCCGCCGACGGGCGCGCTCTCGAAGCGCGTGCCGGCCGGGAAACGCGCGGTGTCGGTCTCGGCGCTGGTCCCGACCGGGATCGCTCGCGGGGACGTGGTCCGCGTGATCACGCCCGAACTCAGGACCGAGGGCGCCGTGCTCGCGGCCCGGTCGAGCGGAAAGCCGGAGTCCGGCGCCGGCGCGGCGCCGAAGCCGGAGGCCGCCGCGGGTGACGACCCGAACCCGGACGACGACCTGCGGACCGACGGCGGGGCGGACCCCGTCGCCTCACCGCCGGCCGCGACCGCGCCCACGACCACCGGCGGCGAGGGCCGGGTGACGCTCGCCGTCGGCCGCTCGGAGGCGGCCGTGCTGCTCGGCGCCGATCGGGGTCGCGTGCTGGTGCTGTCGCGGGGCACCCGTCGCGAGTACGAGCTCACGGCCCTGTTGCGCCGGGCCGGGAAGCGGTTCCGGAAGGTATCGGTCGCCGCCGGCGGGCCGCTGGACGGCCACACCATCGGCGAGGCCGGGATCCGCGAGGCGTACGACGTGGCCGTCCTCGCGGCCCGCCACGAGTCGTGGACGATCGCGCCGGACGGCTCGCAGTCACTGTCTGCGGGCGACGACCTGTTCGTCGTCGGGAGCCGCGACGCGCTCGACCGGTTCGCAGAGGTGGCCGCGTGA
- a CDS encoding NAD-binding protein, whose protein sequence is MELTRDWVTVRASILLTFAVAVLSILAGLAQIGGLGVSGPLAPHVPDVVKQTVGFTGTITGFSMLGSGFALRNGYRVGWYSTAVLLPLTAFQGLMQASVLSFPLVALSALSVPTLVINRGRFDRSYSPSPTQLAAGAALVTAVSYGTVGTYALRDQFNGAETIVDAFYFTVVTASTVGYGDISPATDIAQLFALSSLVMNVAAFAVALGVLLTPAIEAQLSKALGKMTDRQIDLLDDHVLVLGYGDLTEPILEELDARDSVEYAVVTPDETAARRLADRDIPVFTADPSDVDPLKRVNLSGARAVVAATEDDARDALAILTARQLNPDVRIVAAVTQRENVDKLRRAGADQVISPSTLGGHILVDCAFGADSRDATEGILDDVDLDD, encoded by the coding sequence ATGGAGCTGACCCGGGACTGGGTGACCGTCCGAGCGTCGATCCTCCTGACGTTCGCGGTCGCGGTGCTGTCGATCCTCGCCGGCCTCGCGCAGATCGGCGGGCTGGGAGTCTCCGGCCCGCTCGCTCCCCACGTCCCCGACGTGGTCAAGCAGACCGTCGGGTTCACCGGGACGATCACCGGCTTCTCGATGCTCGGCAGCGGCTTCGCGCTGCGGAACGGCTACCGGGTCGGCTGGTACTCCACGGCGGTCCTGCTCCCGCTGACCGCGTTTCAGGGGCTGATGCAGGCGTCGGTGCTGTCGTTCCCGCTGGTGGCGCTGTCCGCCCTCTCGGTGCCGACGCTCGTGATCAACCGGGGGCGGTTCGACAGGTCGTACTCCCCGTCACCGACACAGCTCGCGGCCGGCGCCGCGCTGGTGACGGCGGTCTCCTACGGCACGGTCGGCACGTACGCGCTCCGCGATCAGTTCAACGGGGCCGAGACGATCGTCGACGCGTTCTACTTCACCGTCGTCACCGCGTCGACGGTCGGGTACGGGGACATCAGCCCGGCGACCGACATCGCCCAGCTGTTCGCGCTCTCCTCGCTCGTCATGAACGTCGCCGCCTTCGCGGTGGCGCTCGGGGTCCTCCTCACGCCCGCCATCGAGGCGCAGCTCTCCAAGGCGCTCGGAAAGATGACAGACAGACAGATAGACCTCCTCGACGACCACGTCCTCGTCCTCGGCTACGGGGACCTGACGGAACCGATACTCGAAGAGCTCGACGCCCGCGACAGCGTCGAGTACGCCGTGGTGACGCCCGACGAGACCGCCGCGAGGCGGCTCGCCGACCGCGACATTCCGGTGTTCACCGCGGATCCCAGCGACGTCGACCCGCTCAAACGGGTCAACCTCTCCGGCGCCCGCGCGGTCGTCGCCGCGACCGAGGACGACGCCCGCGACGCGCTCGCCATCCTCACCGCCCGCCAGCTCAACCCGGACGTGCGGATCGTCGCGGCGGTGACCCAGCGGGAGAACGTCGACAAGCTCCGGCGCGCCGGTGCGGATCAGGTCATCTCGCCGTCGACGCTCGGCGGGCACATCCTCGTCGACTGCGCGTTCGGCGCGGACAGCAGGGACGCGACGGAGGGAATCTTAGACGACGTCGACCTCGACGACTGA
- a CDS encoding uracil-DNA glycosylase family protein — MDANQTEFENPFAMDADCENCDGLCGARDRVVHGYGDVGAEFLVVGTAPTEAAERNGVPFTGSGGGERVQSIFGDLGFVRSEPDAAEPDVQNLFFTNLTRCRHPDRGPTDREVETCEPFLNAEIRMINPQIIVPVGERPLRELAVEYTTRRPDSFDVDAEHATTIRGRGFELVPMREPAEMTDAEADAFRDHMRENVLSRDYRQTKGRQSR, encoded by the coding sequence GTGGACGCGAATCAGACGGAGTTCGAGAACCCGTTCGCGATGGACGCCGACTGCGAGAACTGCGACGGGCTGTGCGGCGCCCGCGACCGCGTCGTTCACGGCTACGGCGACGTGGGCGCCGAGTTCCTCGTGGTCGGGACGGCGCCGACCGAGGCGGCCGAGCGCAACGGCGTCCCTTTCACCGGCTCGGGCGGCGGCGAGCGCGTCCAGTCGATATTCGGTGACCTCGGCTTCGTCCGCTCGGAGCCGGACGCGGCGGAACCGGACGTCCAGAACCTGTTTTTCACCAATCTCACGCGGTGTCGACACCCCGACCGCGGCCCGACGGACCGGGAGGTCGAGACCTGCGAGCCGTTCCTCAACGCCGAGATACGGATGATCAACCCCCAGATCATCGTCCCGGTCGGGGAGCGCCCGCTCCGCGAGCTGGCGGTCGAGTACACGACGCGCCGGCCCGACTCCTTCGACGTCGACGCGGAACACGCGACGACGATCCGCGGGCGGGGGTTCGAGCTGGTGCCGATGAGAGAGCCGGCGGAGATGACCGACGCCGAGGCCGACGCCTTCCGCGACCACATGCGCGAGAACGTGTTGAGCCGGGACTACCGACAGACGAAGGGGCGGCAAAGCCGCTGA
- a CDS encoding TrmB family transcriptional regulator gives MIETETASAAAPALPRELQSPRAKLVYLYLTTNGDATVSEMGESLDMKKLSLYSILKTLRNEGLVDCDGDCYVPN, from the coding sequence ATGATCGAGACGGAAACCGCGTCCGCGGCGGCCCCGGCGCTGCCCCGGGAGCTTCAGTCCCCCCGTGCCAAGCTCGTGTACCTGTACCTGACCACGAACGGCGACGCCACGGTCTCGGAGATGGGCGAGTCGCTGGACATGAAGAAGCTCTCCCTGTACAGCATCCTGAAGACCCTCCGCAACGAGGGGCTCGTCGACTGCGACGGCGACTGTTACGTTCCGAACTGA